In one Zobellia galactanivorans genomic region, the following are encoded:
- a CDS encoding DUF4249 family protein — MDIAFQDFANEKNHYIIGATAELKEGEQVSYFPLDFELNSFLTDAIGDGETVSRYATFSYGFPDEAVSVKITLQVTNVEEILYSNLRASFLNDFNDGNPFVEYSIAPNNIEGDGGIGVFAGYQLTEKVIEYELATTP, encoded by the coding sequence CTGGATATAGCTTTTCAAGATTTCGCCAACGAGAAAAACCACTACATCATAGGTGCCACGGCAGAATTAAAAGAAGGTGAACAAGTCAGTTACTTTCCTTTGGATTTTGAATTAAACAGCTTTTTAACCGATGCCATTGGCGATGGAGAGACCGTAAGCCGGTACGCTACTTTTTCATACGGTTTTCCAGATGAGGCGGTCAGCGTAAAAATAACCCTGCAAGTAACAAATGTTGAAGAAATACTTTATTCGAACCTGCGCGCATCCTTTCTAAATGACTTCAACGACGGCAACCCCTTCGTAGAATACAGCATAGCGCCTAACAATATTGAGGGTGATGGTGGTATAGGCGTTTTTGCCGGTTACCAACTTACCGAAAAAGTAATTGAATACGAATTAGCGACGACCCCTTAA
- a CDS encoding TonB-dependent receptor — protein MKKAICCTSFFLVLFQQGHAKTSHPPSPVENGIHKNRRLAFVIKNNYLPPDQDKEKYTISGYVTESGSGEHLLGVSVYVPELKLGTTTNDYGFFSLTLPEGNHEVIISYIGYGNEKQQINLSEDQILSIALKPSTQNLEEVVVTADERIKESKVTQMSKVQINPADIQDIPALLGEKDVMKTLQLMPGIQGGSEGSSGFFVRGGTPDQNLIILDDAVVYNSNHLFGFFSVFNGDAIKSVEAFKGGFPARFGGRLSSVIKLDMKDGNKEKLSGKVNIGLISSSALLEGPINKGKTSFIASGRRTYADIMARPFIDSEKGNRTGYYFTDFNFKIHHIFSPKDKLFWSNYFGQDKFYDNSVYEDGDRDKSRLQWGNITSTLRWNHQFNNKLFSNTSLIFSNYKFKILIEEDFEDQKYEFKSSSGINDYTLKTDFDYYPNSQHTIRFGANATIHNFTPQRLLLKDEFNPNIDKEQELNSFEGAVYVEDDWKLTDKLSLSPGLRLSYFNYKDKHYVNPEPRLALSYNMKTDLAFKASYSRMNQYIHLLSSSGIGLPTDLWVSSTDNIKPQTSQQFAVGVAKDFFDKDYSITLEGYYKTLDDVIAYKEGASFLAIDDLETGKNSNWEENITSGQGWAYGAEILLRKQTGPLTGWLGYTLSWSERQFDELNLGQKFYDRYDRRHDISLVGIYKPNEKITLSGTWVLSTGNNYTLPNQQHIANPVDFPIINTGVYNNSTGMENFTTQRNNFRGETSHRLDLGVQFHKKKKKDRERIWGFSLYNAYARKNPFIYTIDNKDNDSYDPDAPIEKQLTRTSVLILIPSINYTFKF, from the coding sequence TTGAAAAAAGCAATCTGCTGTACCTCATTTTTTCTAGTTCTTTTTCAACAAGGCCATGCCAAAACAAGCCACCCTCCTTCCCCGGTCGAAAATGGCATCCATAAAAATCGAAGGCTAGCCTTCGTTATCAAGAACAACTATCTACCCCCTGACCAAGACAAAGAGAAATACACCATTAGCGGATATGTTACCGAAAGTGGCAGCGGCGAACATCTCTTGGGCGTTTCCGTATATGTGCCCGAATTAAAACTGGGCACCACTACAAATGACTATGGTTTTTTCTCTTTGACCCTTCCCGAAGGAAATCACGAAGTCATCATTTCATATATCGGGTACGGAAACGAAAAACAGCAAATCAACTTATCGGAAGACCAGATACTATCCATAGCCCTGAAACCATCTACCCAAAATCTTGAGGAAGTAGTGGTTACCGCCGATGAAAGGATAAAGGAAAGTAAGGTCACCCAAATGAGCAAAGTGCAGATCAACCCTGCCGACATCCAAGACATACCGGCACTACTGGGCGAAAAAGACGTAATGAAAACCCTGCAACTGATGCCGGGTATTCAAGGGGGATCGGAAGGTAGTTCCGGTTTCTTTGTCCGAGGAGGCACGCCCGACCAAAACCTAATTATCTTAGACGATGCCGTTGTTTACAACTCCAACCACCTATTTGGCTTTTTCTCGGTCTTTAACGGTGATGCCATAAAATCGGTAGAAGCGTTCAAAGGTGGTTTTCCGGCACGCTTTGGAGGGCGGCTGTCCTCTGTCATCAAATTGGATATGAAAGACGGAAACAAAGAGAAGCTTTCCGGGAAGGTAAATATTGGCCTTATCTCGTCTTCGGCTTTGCTCGAGGGGCCCATTAATAAAGGTAAGACCTCTTTTATTGCCAGTGGCCGGCGCACCTATGCAGATATTATGGCCCGCCCCTTTATTGATAGTGAAAAGGGCAATAGAACAGGGTATTACTTTACCGATTTTAATTTTAAGATCCATCACATCTTCAGCCCAAAGGACAAATTGTTCTGGAGCAACTATTTCGGACAGGACAAATTCTACGACAACAGTGTCTATGAAGATGGGGACAGGGACAAATCACGGTTACAATGGGGAAATATTACCTCTACCCTTCGCTGGAACCACCAATTCAACAATAAGCTGTTCTCCAATACCTCGTTGATCTTCAGCAATTACAAGTTCAAAATATTGATAGAGGAAGATTTTGAAGACCAGAAGTACGAGTTCAAGAGCAGCTCGGGCATTAACGACTATACGTTAAAGACCGATTTTGATTATTACCCCAACAGCCAACACACCATTCGATTTGGGGCCAACGCCACCATACACAACTTTACACCACAGCGGCTGTTGCTCAAAGATGAATTTAACCCTAACATCGACAAAGAACAAGAACTGAACTCTTTTGAAGGCGCAGTTTACGTAGAGGACGATTGGAAATTGACCGATAAATTAAGCCTATCCCCTGGACTCAGACTGAGTTATTTCAACTATAAGGACAAGCACTATGTAAATCCCGAACCTAGGCTGGCATTGTCTTACAACATGAAAACCGACCTTGCCTTTAAGGCTTCATATTCGCGAATGAACCAGTACATCCACCTCTTATCGAGCTCGGGCATAGGACTGCCAACGGATTTATGGGTCTCATCTACCGACAACATAAAGCCCCAGACCTCGCAGCAGTTCGCTGTGGGCGTTGCCAAAGACTTCTTCGACAAAGACTATTCAATTACCCTCGAAGGCTATTACAAGACCTTGGATGACGTTATCGCCTACAAGGAAGGGGCCTCCTTTTTAGCTATCGACGACCTCGAGACGGGAAAAAACAGCAACTGGGAGGAAAACATTACTTCAGGACAAGGTTGGGCCTACGGGGCCGAAATACTCCTTAGAAAACAAACAGGCCCGCTCACAGGCTGGCTCGGCTATACCTTATCATGGTCTGAACGACAGTTCGATGAATTGAATTTGGGCCAAAAATTCTACGACCGTTACGACCGTAGGCACGATATATCCTTAGTAGGTATTTATAAGCCAAACGAAAAAATCACCCTATCGGGAACATGGGTACTATCGACCGGAAACAACTACACCTTGCCCAACCAACAGCACATTGCCAACCCTGTTGACTTCCCTATTATCAACACCGGGGTTTACAACAACTCTACGGGAATGGAAAATTTCACCACCCAACGCAACAATTTTCGCGGAGAGACCAGCCATCGGTTAGATCTCGGGGTACAATTCCACAAAAAGAAAAAGAAAGACCGAGAGCGTATTTGGGGCTTTTCCCTATACAATGCCTATGCTAGAAAGAATCCGTTCATCTATACCATCGACAATAAAGACAATGACAGTTACGACCCCGATGCCCCAATCGAAAAACAATTGACCCGGACATCGGTACTCATATTAATCCCGTCGATCAATTACACCTTTAAATTCTAA
- the bshC gene encoding bacillithiol biosynthesis cysteine-adding enzyme BshC: MEIDCLPFYKTGYFTEFICDYLAEEPQVRNFYHRFPNLDNFEAQIAEKATSFPDGNREVLYEALQKQYKGFEVTDATRTHLKKLKEPITFTVVTGHQLNLFTGPLYFLYKIVSTINLTKELKTAYPKYNFVPVYWMATEDHDFEEINYFNFRGKKLKWNRTASGAVGHLDTKGLDEIFEAFSNQIGNSANAKALKELFRKSYLGHNNLAEATRYLANELFGKEGLVIVDGDDRNLKSLLLPYAEKDIFDQLAYKKVSETITGFEALDKKYGVQVNPREINYFYLKDGLRERIVEQNGAYFVNDTEIRFTKEELQKELKAYPERFSPNVIARPLYQEVILPNLCYIGGGGEIAYWLELKTMFEAMQVPFPVLLLRNSALVITDKQKGKLEKMNLSVADIFLRQSSFINKKIREISNIDIDFTPQKQYLEEQFKAMYDLAEQTDASFLGAVKAQEVKQKKGLENLEKRLLQAQKRKLKDHVMRMTEIQNELFPNKSLQERNVNFSELYLELGEDLIPMLLEALKPLQLEFTVIKV, from the coding sequence ATGGAAATTGACTGTTTACCTTTTTACAAAACCGGCTATTTTACCGAATTTATTTGCGATTATCTTGCTGAAGAACCGCAGGTGCGAAATTTTTACCATCGGTTTCCGAACCTGGATAATTTTGAGGCCCAAATAGCCGAGAAGGCGACGAGTTTTCCCGATGGGAACAGGGAAGTGCTCTATGAGGCGCTCCAAAAACAGTACAAGGGTTTCGAGGTTACCGATGCGACCCGAACACATCTTAAAAAATTAAAGGAACCTATTACTTTTACCGTGGTGACCGGGCATCAGTTGAATCTTTTTACCGGGCCATTGTACTTTCTTTACAAGATCGTTTCTACCATAAACCTGACAAAGGAGCTTAAAACGGCCTATCCGAAATATAACTTTGTTCCCGTCTATTGGATGGCTACGGAGGACCATGATTTTGAGGAAATCAACTATTTTAATTTCCGAGGAAAAAAATTAAAATGGAACAGAACGGCCTCGGGCGCCGTAGGGCACTTAGATACGAAGGGCCTTGATGAAATTTTTGAGGCATTTTCAAATCAAATAGGCAACAGTGCCAATGCCAAGGCGCTAAAGGAGCTATTTAGAAAATCGTATTTGGGGCATAATAATTTGGCCGAGGCCACGCGCTATTTGGCAAATGAACTCTTTGGAAAGGAAGGTCTGGTCATTGTGGATGGCGATGATAGAAATTTAAAAAGCCTTTTGCTTCCTTATGCCGAGAAAGATATCTTCGACCAATTGGCCTATAAAAAGGTTTCGGAAACCATAACAGGCTTTGAGGCCCTTGATAAAAAATATGGGGTACAGGTCAATCCGCGTGAAATCAACTATTTCTATCTGAAAGACGGACTCCGTGAACGTATCGTAGAACAGAACGGGGCTTATTTCGTAAACGATACCGAAATCCGTTTTACAAAGGAAGAACTACAAAAAGAATTAAAAGCGTATCCTGAGCGGTTCTCGCCCAATGTCATTGCGCGTCCCTTATATCAGGAAGTTATCTTGCCTAATCTTTGTTATATCGGGGGAGGAGGGGAAATAGCCTATTGGCTGGAACTCAAGACTATGTTCGAGGCCATGCAGGTGCCGTTCCCGGTTTTGTTGCTTAGGAATTCGGCCTTGGTGATTACCGACAAACAAAAGGGAAAGCTTGAAAAAATGAATCTTTCGGTAGCCGATATTTTTTTAAGGCAAAGCAGTTTTATCAATAAAAAAATAAGGGAAATATCGAATATCGATATCGACTTTACGCCCCAAAAACAATATTTGGAAGAGCAGTTCAAGGCCATGTACGATTTGGCCGAACAGACCGATGCTTCTTTTCTAGGCGCCGTAAAGGCCCAGGAAGTAAAGCAAAAGAAAGGCCTTGAAAATCTTGAAAAACGATTGCTGCAAGCGCAAAAACGCAAGCTAAAAGACCATGTCATGCGCATGACGGAAATCCAAAACGAACTCTTTCCGAATAAATCATTGCAAGAGCGTAACGTGAACTTTTCTGAACTATATCTCGAACTGGGCGAAGATTTGATTCCGATGCTCTTAGAGGCTTTAAAGCCTTTGCAACTGGAGTTTACGGTCATTAAGGTGTAG
- the guaA gene encoding glutamine-hydrolyzing GMP synthase, with amino-acid sequence MQNNVLILDFGSQYTQLIARRVRELNIFCEIKPYNKLPDDLSSYKAVILSGSPFSVRADDAPHPDLSQIRGKKPLLAVCYGAQYLAHFGGGNVAPSNTREYGRANLSYIKPDEAFFEGVSEGSQVWMSHSDTIQKLPEKGVVLASTHDVEHAAYKIEDESTYAIQFHPEVYHSKDGKKILENFLVNIAGLEQTWTPDAFVDMTVSELKQKIGDDKVVLGLSGGVDSTVAAVLLHKAIGKNLYCIFVNNGLLRKNEFQDVLDQYEHMGLNVKGVDASARFLDALAGESDPEKKRKIIGKVFIDVFDDEAHLVKDVKWLAQGTIYPDVIESVSATGGPSATIKSHHNVGGLPDFMKLEVVEPLKMLFKDEVRRVGKSMGIDDERLGRHPFPGPGLAIRILGDITREKVAILQEVDHIFIQGLRDWGLYDKVWQAGAMLLPVNSVGVMGDERTYEKCVALRAVESTDGMTADWVNLPYEFLQKTSNDIINKVPGVNRVVYDISSKPPATIEWE; translated from the coding sequence ATGCAAAACAACGTCCTTATACTCGATTTCGGTTCTCAGTACACACAACTCATTGCTAGAAGGGTTAGAGAACTCAATATTTTCTGTGAAATAAAGCCTTATAACAAGCTTCCTGATGATTTATCGTCGTACAAAGCGGTAATCTTATCGGGGTCGCCCTTTTCGGTACGTGCCGATGATGCGCCACATCCCGATTTGTCGCAAATCAGGGGCAAAAAGCCGCTATTGGCCGTTTGTTACGGGGCCCAATACCTTGCCCATTTCGGCGGGGGTAATGTTGCGCCTTCCAATACAAGGGAGTATGGTCGGGCAAATCTGTCGTATATAAAACCTGATGAAGCTTTCTTTGAAGGGGTTTCGGAAGGGAGTCAAGTGTGGATGAGCCATAGTGATACCATTCAGAAACTCCCGGAAAAAGGAGTGGTCTTGGCCAGTACGCACGATGTAGAACATGCTGCGTATAAGATTGAAGACGAGAGTACTTACGCCATACAGTTCCACCCAGAGGTTTATCATTCCAAAGATGGAAAGAAAATATTGGAAAACTTTTTGGTGAACATCGCCGGCCTTGAACAAACTTGGACCCCGGATGCATTTGTAGATATGACCGTTTCCGAGTTGAAACAAAAAATAGGAGACGACAAGGTAGTGCTTGGTTTGTCGGGTGGGGTTGATTCTACCGTGGCGGCAGTGCTTCTGCACAAGGCTATCGGAAAGAACCTGTATTGCATATTCGTAAATAACGGCCTGTTGAGAAAGAACGAATTTCAAGATGTTCTGGATCAATACGAACATATGGGGTTGAACGTTAAAGGGGTTGATGCTTCGGCACGCTTTTTGGATGCCCTTGCAGGGGAAAGCGATCCTGAAAAGAAACGAAAGATTATCGGAAAGGTGTTTATAGATGTGTTCGATGATGAGGCCCACTTGGTGAAAGATGTAAAATGGTTGGCGCAGGGTACCATATACCCTGATGTTATTGAATCGGTTTCGGCAACGGGAGGTCCGTCCGCAACCATCAAAAGCCACCACAATGTAGGGGGCTTGCCTGATTTTATGAAACTCGAGGTGGTGGAGCCGCTAAAAATGTTGTTTAAGGATGAAGTCCGAAGGGTCGGTAAGAGTATGGGTATCGATGATGAGCGTCTAGGGCGCCATCCCTTCCCAGGACCAGGATTGGCCATTCGTATACTAGGGGATATAACCCGGGAGAAGGTGGCCATTTTGCAAGAAGTAGACCATATTTTTATCCAAGGATTACGCGATTGGGGACTTTATGACAAGGTTTGGCAGGCCGGAGCCATGCTTTTGCCCGTAAATAGTGTAGGCGTAATGGGAGATGAGCGTACTTATGAAAAATGCGTAGCTTTGCGGGCTGTAGAAAGTACCGATGGTATGACCGCCGACTGGGTGAATTTGCCATACGAGTTCTTGCAAAAGACGTCAAACGATATTATCAACAAAGTGCCGGGCGTGAACAGGGTCGTATATGACATAAGTTCAAAACCGCCCGCAACCATTGAATGGGAATAG
- a CDS encoding DUF4249 family protein: MSKYIQISFVLALLCSACQDPVDADELLNEEDRTYIVGYISPADTLLSVHVSTTTAAVGTPIDSNDPLADIEKFIIKDARVVISDEENNAVELTYNPERKNYQVAATAFDVIEGGTYFLQVSAKGKDFTSTCHIPKKIPSITEKITLGEKK, encoded by the coding sequence ATGAGCAAGTACATTCAAATAAGTTTCGTATTGGCTTTGCTGTGTAGTGCATGTCAAGATCCGGTAGACGCAGACGAGCTGCTCAATGAAGAAGACCGCACTTATATCGTAGGTTACATCTCGCCCGCAGACACCTTACTTTCCGTCCATGTATCGACCACCACAGCCGCGGTAGGAACGCCCATAGACTCGAACGACCCCTTGGCCGATATCGAAAAATTCATCATCAAAGATGCACGGGTCGTTATTAGTGACGAAGAAAACAATGCGGTCGAACTCACCTATAATCCCGAGAGAAAAAATTACCAAGTAGCGGCCACAGCGTTTGATGTAATCGAAGGCGGCACATATTTTCTACAGGTTTCCGCCAAAGGCAAGGACTTTACCTCAACCTGCCACATCCCTAAAAAAATACCCTCAATTACGGAAAAGATAACGCTAGGCGAAAAAAAATGA
- a CDS encoding DUF922 domain-containing protein, whose product MGALKHFVWAVCLLGFGMVFSQEEEVIVWDADRKLQWSDFKGSYFKTEWAAATTASGISYSFTSFTKEGQLYLDFVVQSEFYPKKSWYRPELCDSIILGHEQLHFDISELYARKMRKRLAQTQFTMNAKAEVRAIYKGILKELGNFQNKYDRETNFSRNLEKQVLWNRRIKAALKEEKPSRN is encoded by the coding sequence TTGGGAGCTTTAAAACACTTTGTTTGGGCAGTATGTCTTCTGGGTTTCGGTATGGTCTTTTCCCAAGAGGAGGAGGTGATCGTCTGGGATGCGGATAGAAAACTTCAGTGGTCCGATTTTAAGGGGAGTTATTTTAAGACCGAATGGGCCGCCGCAACTACGGCCAGTGGAATTAGTTATTCGTTTACGTCTTTTACAAAAGAAGGGCAGCTGTATCTTGATTTTGTGGTACAAAGCGAGTTTTATCCCAAAAAATCATGGTATCGCCCAGAATTGTGCGATTCTATTATTCTGGGGCACGAGCAATTGCATTTTGATATATCGGAACTCTATGCCCGGAAAATGCGAAAACGACTGGCGCAGACCCAATTTACAATGAATGCCAAGGCTGAGGTTCGGGCCATTTATAAGGGCATCTTAAAAGAGTTGGGCAACTTTCAGAACAAATATGATCGGGAAACCAATTTTTCCAGAAATTTAGAAAAGCAAGTACTCTGGAATAGGCGGATCAAAGCCGCCCTAAAAGAAGAAAAGCCTTCCCGTAATTAA
- a CDS encoding PBP1 and LysM peptidoglycan-binding domain-containing protein produces the protein MNQFLKIGFTLLLFVFVGCKASAQKFTTHAVKKGETLVSIAKQYRVDTETILKLNKEIKDGDNLRVNTILVIPKDGKAKAVAEQSTVKTASSSVQNNKGETQEEPIGFTSYTVKKRETLYSIAKRFHIGTEDIKKYNPELYSSQLKRKMTLKIPKYKRVKPEDVLEINEDDFETYTVLPKETRWSIAYKYGITVDSMEVLNPELSKANDYLAVGQELKLPKIAGSTVENQETQLYLSYTVPPKMNFFQLEQKFGVKSDEVVRLNPEIQERGGLKEGMVIRIPQKKIASGEINTENYNFYEVKPKQTEFSLTRKFGISYKELLELNPDLAQGLKAGMVLKLPKDQKGDFEIRNSLVLDKINLIDSINVQNRPKLMFLLPFRLDKLDLSDKDRVANTIDKRNSLKYSLGLYSGALVALDSIADLGVSVDVKTFDNQLSLEKTKEILQKENLASYSAIVGPLDVPSLKEAAVRAGGKRVPLVAPIPAKSDLSLANVFFSYTSEELLRERMIGYTLEKRTDQHIIVIADDKNQGVKGQLLATFADADTLKVTQEEKNIGINIDKLTRLLSDKTENWVFVETDNFKLVSSVTSILNSLNTEEVKVRMFTTDKNSAFDNEVISNAHLSNLRFTYPSVYKAVSADAFFKRYEKRFGSAPDRYAVRGFDLTFDLLLRLAYKNNLMEASKTVGETEYSGNKFDYERNGASGYFNRSSYILTMEDLRIKEAE, from the coding sequence ATGAATCAGTTTTTAAAAATAGGCTTTACGCTTCTATTATTCGTTTTTGTGGGCTGTAAGGCTTCTGCGCAGAAGTTTACTACACATGCCGTAAAAAAGGGTGAGACCTTGGTGAGTATCGCCAAACAATATCGCGTCGATACCGAAACCATCCTTAAGCTGAACAAAGAGATAAAAGATGGCGACAATTTAAGGGTCAATACCATCTTGGTCATTCCAAAAGACGGTAAGGCTAAGGCCGTTGCGGAACAGTCTACCGTAAAAACGGCAAGTAGTTCGGTGCAAAACAATAAGGGGGAGACCCAAGAAGAGCCCATTGGTTTTACTTCTTATACCGTAAAGAAAAGGGAGACCCTTTATAGTATCGCAAAGCGATTTCATATTGGTACGGAAGACATCAAAAAGTACAATCCTGAGCTGTATTCTTCGCAGTTGAAGCGAAAAATGACTTTAAAAATTCCTAAATACAAAAGGGTGAAACCCGAAGATGTTTTGGAAATCAATGAAGACGATTTTGAAACGTACACGGTATTGCCCAAGGAGACAAGGTGGAGCATCGCCTATAAATACGGAATTACCGTAGATAGTATGGAGGTCTTGAACCCGGAACTTTCAAAGGCTAACGACTATTTGGCGGTAGGGCAAGAGCTAAAGCTTCCTAAAATAGCAGGTAGTACGGTCGAGAACCAAGAAACACAATTGTATTTGTCCTATACCGTTCCACCAAAAATGAATTTCTTCCAACTGGAACAAAAATTCGGGGTAAAGTCCGATGAGGTGGTTCGTTTGAATCCTGAGATTCAGGAAAGGGGCGGACTCAAAGAAGGTATGGTCATCCGTATTCCCCAGAAAAAAATAGCAAGTGGCGAAATCAATACGGAGAACTACAACTTTTACGAGGTAAAGCCGAAGCAAACAGAATTTTCGCTTACCCGTAAATTCGGTATTAGTTACAAGGAGCTTTTAGAGTTGAACCCAGACTTGGCCCAAGGATTGAAAGCAGGTATGGTCTTGAAATTGCCGAAAGACCAGAAGGGCGATTTTGAAATACGCAATTCCTTGGTTCTTGATAAGATCAATCTCATTGACAGTATTAATGTTCAAAACAGGCCTAAGCTCATGTTTCTTTTACCTTTTAGGTTAGACAAGCTCGATTTGTCCGATAAGGATCGTGTGGCGAATACTATCGATAAACGAAATAGTCTAAAATACAGTTTGGGTCTTTATTCAGGGGCCTTGGTGGCATTAGACTCCATTGCCGACCTAGGGGTATCGGTAGACGTGAAAACATTCGATAACCAATTGAGCCTTGAGAAGACCAAGGAAATCTTACAGAAAGAAAACCTGGCTTCGTACAGTGCGATTGTCGGACCTTTGGATGTGCCATCCTTAAAAGAGGCCGCGGTTCGCGCGGGTGGTAAACGAGTGCCGCTTGTAGCGCCCATACCGGCAAAGAGTGATTTAAGTCTTGCGAACGTGTTTTTCTCCTATACTTCTGAAGAATTGTTGCGGGAGCGGATGATAGGCTATACCCTGGAAAAGCGTACCGATCAGCATATAATTGTTATAGCCGACGATAAAAACCAAGGGGTCAAAGGTCAATTATTGGCCACCTTTGCCGATGCCGATACGTTGAAAGTGACCCAAGAGGAGAAAAACATCGGTATCAATATTGATAAACTGACCCGATTATTAAGTGATAAAACCGAAAACTGGGTATTTGTTGAGACCGATAATTTCAAGTTGGTTTCCAGTGTAACCTCTATTTTGAATTCATTGAATACCGAAGAGGTTAAAGTGCGCATGTTTACCACGGATAAGAATAGTGCCTTCGATAACGAGGTGATCAGTAATGCCCACTTGTCGAATCTTCGTTTTACCTATCCGTCAGTGTACAAGGCTGTGTCTGCCGATGCTTTTTTCAAGCGCTATGAAAAGCGCTTTGGAAGTGCTCCGGATCGTTATGCCGTTCGCGGTTTTGACCTAACCTTTGATCTTTTGCTTCGGTTGGCCTATAAGAACAATCTTATGGAGGCTTCAAAAACGGTGGGAGAGACCGAGTACTCGGGAAACAAGTTTGATTATGAGCGCAATGGTGCTTCTGGTTATTTTAACCGATCTTCATATATCCTTACCATGGAAGACCTTCGTATAAAGGAAGCGGAATAA
- a CDS encoding OsmC family protein yields MTSKVTYNGDLRTTCEHLRSGDSFITDAPVDNNGLGQAFSPTDTVATGLGSCMITMMGIKAKGLEVDLKGSTVDIKKHMAAGPRRISKIEAKLVLPSTVSDKNRKILENTALTCPVLYSLHPDIEKVITFHWEL; encoded by the coding sequence ATGACTTCAAAAGTTACCTATAACGGAGATTTAAGAACTACATGTGAGCACCTGCGGTCAGGTGATTCCTTTATTACGGATGCCCCTGTGGACAATAATGGTCTGGGCCAAGCTTTTTCGCCTACCGATACCGTTGCTACCGGTTTGGGGAGTTGTATGATTACCATGATGGGTATTAAGGCCAAAGGCTTGGAGGTCGACCTTAAGGGGTCTACTGTCGACATCAAGAAGCATATGGCCGCCGGACCAAGACGGATTTCAAAAATTGAAGCTAAATTGGTTTTGCCTTCCACTGTGTCCGACAAGAACCGGAAGATATTGGAGAATACCGCATTGACATGTCCTGTGCTTTACAGTTTACATCCAGATATAGAAAAGGTAATTACATTTCATTGGGAGCTTTAA
- a CDS encoding pyridoxamine 5'-phosphate oxidase family protein, with protein MTSIYWDETLDEIKKGITEIGHPFRFFTLATTDESDHPSQRTVVFRHFNDNLDVVFYTDRRSQKVKDIEKNGTVSLLFYHPKNLLQIGLKGKASIITDTDLLKTYWSTVPDSNKKDYTTHLAPGSPIENPGSVEYLNEHYFCAIKIEPTSIEYLKVRQPKHIRVLFSKTDGSWSGKFLAP; from the coding sequence ATGACCTCTATTTACTGGGATGAAACCCTAGACGAAATAAAAAAAGGAATAACCGAAATAGGACATCCATTTCGTTTTTTTACACTGGCCACTACCGATGAATCGGACCACCCGAGCCAACGGACCGTGGTCTTTAGGCACTTCAACGACAATCTAGATGTGGTGTTTTATACGGATAGGCGCTCGCAAAAAGTCAAGGATATAGAAAAAAACGGAACCGTAAGCTTGTTGTTCTACCACCCAAAGAACCTATTGCAGATTGGTTTAAAAGGAAAGGCATCGATAATTACGGATACCGACTTATTAAAAACCTATTGGAGTACCGTGCCGGATAGCAACAAAAAAGACTACACCACCCACCTAGCTCCCGGAAGCCCTATCGAAAACCCTGGATCCGTAGAATACCTAAACGAGCATTACTTCTGCGCCATAAAAATCGAGCCTACGAGTATTGAATACCTCAAAGTGAGGCAACCTAAGCATATAAGGGTACTGTTTTCAAAAACCGATGGATCTTGGTCCGGAAAATTCTTGGCTCCTTAA